Within the Apostichopus japonicus isolate 1M-3 chromosome 6, ASM3797524v1, whole genome shotgun sequence genome, the region CGATGAATGAGCTAGCTCTAAATTGGCAATTTGCGGCATTGTTGTGTGTTGACTTTTCTTCTTGGGCTTTCTGTCCTGTTTCTCAGACGATTTACCTAAGAATattcaaaaagaagaaaaaaaatattggaaaaattttgacaaaagaTATGAGGAGGTTTGCTCTCCTTACCAACCCACAAAAGGAACACCACCCACAATGGAACAACAGCCCAGCCCCACTGCAAATTATAAACAGAAAATTTTTTCACCTACATGATGACACAAAACATTTCGTTGGCATTGCAGAAGCTTGAAAGATATGAGATATAGCTTCATACACTACAAAAGCAAGAGGAATTAGTAACAAGATCATCAATTTGAAATGCAAGGAAACATCCTGTTCATGAAATTGAGGCAACCGGCAAAACAATGTTCCTCCAAGACGGCTAAGCTTGTTAGGATTAAACCCCCATTACAACTATTTCAGGAATAAATGATTAACAATTGAATAAAATTGCTTTGGTGGTTCCTCGTACAGTCGTGATTCTGTTCTACTATCCTCAAAGAAGAATTCCAAAATAATTTTATATCCTAACCACTCACCCTCTCCCCCCTTATCCCATGAGTCCCACCAACCTCACACTTCCTAGTCATTGGGGAAAACTACCTCCCATCATACATTAGCTAAAATTTACTGTTTCAAATATCTCACTGACTACTCTGCAAGCCAAAGCAAATACCCTTAAGTAAATCTGCCACCCTCATCGGTTTATCAAAAGCAATTTGTGAATAAAGCGTTCAAATGTTCAAACATCTATTAAAGAGCGAGCCATATATGGTTTATTGATGGCCTGCCATCTGCGCGACGTTTAATTTACTCATCAGTCGAGTCCAAGGTTCAAGGTTTCCAGGTACAGCTCAAGAGGTTGGGGAAATAAGATTCCAATAAAATAGAGAAGTTCTAGCAAGACTGAAGCTATTAAACTGAACAGCAAAGTATATATGCTTAGAAATACTGGCATGAAATTAAATAAGATTTCTGTTGCAATGAGTAATAGATATGTGATATCAAATTTAGCACAACAGCTGCACACTCACTGAGGAGAaaattttaacattatttagTACTGCAGAGTAATAATTCTTTTACTATTGCTCttaatttttttctgtcttttttgaAGCATTAATTGGAATAGTTTTAGAAAAGAGaataatttttttccccctctgaTGGCTGAAAGATTAAGGTCAAAATGCAGATTAGGAAGAGGGATGAAAACAAAGATGTTGCTGTAACAGCATGTCAATGGAAACCAGACAACAGTTTTTGTTATCAATAATACCTATCTGTTATAGCACAATAATGAATGGTTGGATACCAGGCCAGGCCGATAATACAGTACAGATAATAGAGGTCCAGATTTGCCAGGATGTGCTGTACTGACACTTTTGTACCCCAAACCAAAGAAGCCATATGTAAATTGCTTTGTCAAAGCATCTCTtaagattttattttttgatattttgttagTAATAGGACACAAATGGTTTCAACAGTtgagaaaaaaagtttaaaataagAAGCATCAGCCCTCACCTTCCTCACAAAGTATTTGCCACCTCCCTCAGCCTCACTCTTACCCCCTCTTCATACCTCCTCCTATACCAACCCCTCCCATCCCAAAGAAAGAAAGTAGACTTACTGTCTGTTAGGTTTGGTAAGTGAGTGACCTCTCTCTCAAGCTTTGGCGATGGACCTTCTTCCTTTGAACCTCTCCTCCACTGGCCACTCGTCAGTTTATCAAATTGTGTCGTTTTTTCGTGAGAGGATGTCTTGTCTGATGCTTTGGAAGTCTTCTTGAAGAAAGAGTTGCTACcagttttcttcatcttttcatTTGGCCTGtgttaaaacaagaaaaaagggaaaagggcACGACGTAAGATTATTGACCCAGTCGGAAATCACAGAGGTAGCAGCAATGTAGGTAACTAAAGATCAATATCACTGGAAAGTCAAAAATAGTTATACCACTTTTCATTcgaaaaatattttcttcatcCTTGATGTGTACAGTGCTCAAAGGAAGGCACGGGAGAGCAAGAGAGCGGAGGGTGTGAATTCTCCTCTTGTcgcattaccccccccccccccctacaggGCTATGTGAATGACCAATACAGTGTCTGTACTCATACTGTAAAGTAATATTTTCTGTACTTGAGAATATCGAAGCCCTTTTGGGATTCTATACcgtcaaaaaatacatataacaaTTCAAACTATATTTAGTATACTAGTCAACTATATAGTATTTTAAGAGATTGGAAGTAGTTGGACACAGAGTTGGGTTAGTACCATAGTCATAAGACAGATGTAAATATAAATGGGTTATCGGGAGGCGCAGGGTACAAGGTTTCAAAACTAGATACGCAGTTATGCAAGCACATTGGTACGAGGGGACTGAGGAGGGGGACTGAGGAGGAGGACTGGGAAGAGGAATGGAAGACGAAGGAGGGGGTAATAGTAGTAAAATACAGGGAAGCATATGAACTTCTGACTTACTTCAATCCAGGCGGCCCTGCATATGAAGCAGGTGTATAGTTGCCCCTGTTGGAGGTAATATTACCCATGGTGAGGTTGATGGTTGTCTGCTGCTGTGAAGAAGACATCTGAGGTGATACGTGGTTGTGCGTTCCATTGTGGCCGGTGGACTGGGAGGACGATACCACTTTGTTTGCAGGGGTGTTGTTGATAGGTGGTATATTCGGAGAAGAATCCTTGTCCTTGTGGTCGTGAATCACTGTTATAGATTCCTGAGggttgaaaaaaatcaaaatatttcaaggaTGATTATATAGCAGaccaaaatgttaaaaaaatatatatatcttaaatatTCCAACATAATATTTTTGGCATTGGAAGGAGAGTGGAAGGAGGGTAACATACTGAAGGAACTCTTGATTCATTTGTAAGAGgtaccctctccccccccccccccctcctaccaGTCTTTTCACCCCATCCTGCAGCCATGAAATGAGGCAATAAACAAGAACTGTATCAAAGCTTTATTAACCAACATGTAGACAAGTCAACTGATGTCAGAGATATCAGTACAAAACAATATCTATTCCCAAACATCATAAAAGTGCCAAGTTAACTAGAGGTATGCTAGTTACAAACAACTTGTATGAATTCAATACCATAATATGATCCATCCACCCAATTTTAATTAAGTCAACTTCATAAATGATTTCTCTCACTGTCCATCTTCCTCCCCCCTGCaaccactcccccacccccccctttgTCCTGTACTGGCCTCCTCTATCATGACGGAAATCTGATCATACCACCAGTATAAACCTCCTTCCCTTTAATTGGTTTCTTCCATCTCACCTTTCTCTGAGTGTGGTGTTTCTCATTGTTTTCTActtgctgttgttgctgttgctgctgttgctgatgatgatgatgctgctgctgttgttgttcaAGTCTTCTCTGTTTTTCAGCTTCTTTGGAATGTTTCCTACGACTCCTCTCTTTCTCTCGTTCTGACTTGTCGTGACTCGATTCCTGTCAAATGTTATAATCATATTTGATCGATTAATCTAGCTATCACTTTACTGAACTTAATGGTATACACTATATAGCCCAAGGCTTGCTCTATCTACAACCCCACCAAATTCCCTCTCTCAGcgctcccccacccaccctcttcCATCAACCCCATCACCGCAAAGATAATTCAACTCCATGTATATGCTCAATTATTTGAAAAACCAATCAATGCTGCAATGGGGTTTCTCAATTCTGCTTACATAGCAGAAACCTGACATTTTGAATGGTGAGCATGTTTCCAATGATAACTGGGAAGCATTTTACAAGTGAGGTGCATGTGACCACAACCACATAACACTTGCAAGAAAATCAATATTTACTTAAATTACCcttaccaaaaaaacaaaaaaaaatgtttaaagagGAAAGACAAACTGTTTACAAAGAAACTTCTTTTTTACAGAAAAACTTGTTTGCAGTGAAAAAGTGACGAGACAACGAATTGTATTGAAAGTTTGTCTCCTTTGAGATCTTCGACTGAAGGCAGATGGTGGACgaaatgcatatatatgaatAGTGACAAATGCAATAACTTAACAGCGAATAATCTACCACAGGGGATCTGTGGATCTTTCACACAAACCAGAAGTAGTCTCTCTCTTTTCCTCGTGTTCCAAACTTCACCAGGCTGTCTAATCCATGTTCTTTCCTttattcttttgttgttgtataaacaCATCCTACTTGGTATCGTGTCATATCGATTCCAAGTCTACAATCATTTGCTTTTCTCACCTTTTTGCTTTTCTTGGATCTCCGTCTGTCGTCTTCACCCTTGTCGTCTCCGTAGAGTATCCTCAGGAGAGGATTCTCTTCGACCTCCTTTCGAATTTTGTCTCTCAGCTCGCCGGGAAACGTGTCGTAGAAACCGTCCTTGGTGAAAAACTCGTGCCTCAGGATCTGATCGCACGACGGCCTCTGGTCTGGATCAAGGTGCAGGCAACTCTTTAAAAAGAAACGTGACGAAACGGACAGAAAAaagagaaaggggaaaaaaatgtcaTTGCCTGTTTAGTTCCTCCGTGTACGGTGATGTGACGTAAAAACATCCATGTCATGTGATAGCTACATGTAATCTCATTGTACAGTAAACCTACAATTGAGCATGTTTAGAGAAagagaaagggaaaaaatgttATTGCCTGTTTAGTTCCTCCGTGTACGGTGATGTCACGTAAAAACATCCATGTCAGGTGATAGCTACATGTAATCTCATTGGACAGTTAACCTACAATTGAGCATGTTTACATTTTGATAGTCTTACATGTTCACCTACTActaaatat harbors:
- the LOC139968969 gene encoding cyclin-dependent kinase-like 4, with protein sequence MKAPFTAMEKYENLGLVGEGSYGMVLKCKHKETSQIVAIKKFLESEDDKMVKKIAMREVRMLKQLRHENLVNLIEVFRRKKRLYLVFEFVDHTILDELERYPSGLDEQTVRKCLWQVLKGIEFCHVHNIIHRDIKPENILVSKSGIVKLCDFGFARTIAGPGEIYTDYVATRWYRAPELLVGDTNYGKAVDVWAVGCLQAEMLTGEPLFPGDSDIDQLYHIIKCFGNLIQRHKEVFMKNPLFVGMRLPEVRNVEPLERRFPHLTALSITVMKSCLHLDPDQRPSCDQILRHEFFTKDGFYDTFPGELRDKIRKEVEENPLLRILYGDDKGEDDRRRSKKSKKESSHDKSEREKERSRRKHSKEAEKQRRLEQQQQQHHHHQQQQQQQQQQVENNEKHHTQRKESITVIHDHKDKDSSPNIPPINNTPANKVVSSSQSTGHNGTHNHVSPQMSSSQQQTTINLTMGNITSNRGNYTPASYAGPPGLKPNEKMKKTGSNSFFKKTSKASDKTSSHEKTTQFDKLTSGQWRRGSKEEGPSPKLEREVTHLPNLTDSKSSEKQDRKPKKKSQHTTMPQIANLELAHSSMSNHMLSTTSEDKIHNLPAV